One segment of Thermoanaerobacter kivui DNA contains the following:
- the pdaA gene encoding delta-lactam-biosynthetic de-N-acetylase: MVKKIFSIFIITLLSFSIVSCGISKKNVTKAREQKAQNEVLQKPSVETKKDSAVLKDEAKDKVSNTVNDTIYINTENLDNTLYSWGMRFLPNHQTPEITPLAMSLIKKYDAIFVGDTSKKVVYLTFDEGYENGYTPKILDILKENNVKAAFFVTGPYIKQQADLVKRMVKEGHIVGNHTVNHPSLPTMPDEKVKEEITKLGDMFSELTGKEMRYFRPPKGEYSERTLYLTKSLGYRTVFWSLAMADWQPLPGGPEESYNTVMKRIHPGAVILLHAVSKDNALALDRIIKGIKAEGYEFKTLDDIK; this comes from the coding sequence ATGGTCAAAAAAATATTTTCAATATTTATTATCACATTGCTTTCTTTTTCGATAGTTTCTTGCGGAATTTCTAAAAAGAATGTAACAAAAGCGAGGGAACAGAAAGCGCAAAACGAAGTTTTACAAAAACCCTCAGTTGAAACAAAAAAAGATTCAGCAGTTTTAAAAGATGAAGCAAAAGATAAGGTTTCAAATACTGTCAATGACACTATTTATATAAATACGGAAAATCTTGACAACACTTTGTACAGCTGGGGAATGAGGTTTTTGCCAAACCATCAGACTCCAGAAATAACACCTCTAGCTATGAGCCTCATCAAAAAGTATGATGCAATTTTTGTTGGAGATACCAGTAAAAAAGTAGTATATTTGACCTTTGACGAAGGCTATGAAAATGGCTATACTCCTAAAATATTGGATATATTGAAGGAAAATAACGTAAAAGCTGCTTTTTTTGTAACAGGACCTTATATAAAGCAGCAAGCTGATTTGGTCAAAAGAATGGTAAAGGAAGGCCATATAGTGGGAAACCACACTGTAAATCATCCAAGTTTGCCTACTATGCCTGACGAAAAGGTGAAAGAAGAGATAACAAAGTTAGGAGACATGTTTAGTGAGCTTACAGGAAAAGAAATGCGATATTTTAGGCCTCCTAAAGGAGAATACAGTGAAAGGACTCTTTACCTTACAAAGTCATTAGGATATAGGACAGTTTTCTGGAGCCTTGCTATGGCTGATTGGCAGCCTCTTCCTGGTGGCCCTGAAGAGAGCTATAATACAGTGATGAAAAGAATTCATCCAGGGGCTGTTATACTTCTTCATGCAGTTTCAAAAGACAACGCTTTGGCTCTTGACAGGATAATTAAAGGTATTAAAGCTGAAGGGTATGAGTTTAAAACCCTTGACGACATAAAATAA
- a CDS encoding MBL fold metallo-hydrolase, whose amino-acid sequence MYLGIIEEAKEHFFDLYTDLEVDQHNLPLFIKNVLLLDMIERSLEVKGLFDALMNFNGEDPWIKFYLLSLSFKNKRRTFEILEELLYMEKEIEDNFLLAKIHGLIAEIYKKEGELKWREELDEAYKLNPLDLYVFRLKLEYGLISECELQNAKFYRLFPEKFNLVNVYYKKSKVSANNIRGFKFFCWGGGNVGASSYLVSYEGVNILLDAGALIKDKTLYYNSIENLPISVKEIDLVIITHSHLDHSGGIVELLKKGLNCPIIMSKPIEQILKEIFFRGYKKPDLEITEENLDDKENIVHFVNEEESFFIIKGKRIKVKLIPAGHMLGAMAVYIDIEGVKVFYTGDFTLKDVETNRGLKLPKDLKVDILITEATYGYSNNFGIQNKYLQDRLLLLSIKQLIDEEEKVLLPVYAIGKGQDLLMLLRKNFFYIPFNVYVDGDVAHFSKLYEAFVGNLYSNGVLNVADNTLYATRKEFIKKEVALGNCLVIASSNDLKEGSTSFLYATEMQNFDKGCILNLDFNNREFTGLKNYHIGVLNHGNMIDILEIVIKLAPSAVFVVHRGYRGKGQMNIEKILNGIEGLKVYVPQDGETVSL is encoded by the coding sequence GTGTATCTTGGAATTATTGAAGAAGCAAAAGAGCATTTTTTTGATTTGTATACCGATTTAGAAGTGGATCAACATAATTTACCATTATTTATAAAAAATGTACTTCTTTTAGACATGATAGAAAGGTCTTTAGAAGTGAAAGGCCTTTTTGATGCATTGATGAACTTCAATGGAGAAGATCCTTGGATAAAATTTTATCTGCTGTCACTTTCTTTTAAAAATAAAAGAAGGACTTTTGAAATTTTGGAAGAATTATTATATATGGAGAAAGAAATAGAAGATAATTTTTTATTGGCTAAAATACATGGGCTTATAGCAGAGATATACAAAAAAGAAGGTGAATTAAAATGGCGTGAAGAGCTGGACGAAGCTTATAAGTTAAATCCTCTGGATTTATACGTATTTAGATTAAAACTTGAATATGGACTTATAAGTGAATGTGAGTTACAAAATGCCAAGTTTTATAGATTGTTTCCCGAAAAATTTAATTTAGTGAATGTGTATTACAAAAAAAGCAAAGTCTCTGCCAATAATATTAGGGGGTTTAAATTTTTCTGTTGGGGAGGAGGAAACGTTGGTGCTAGTTCTTATTTGGTATCCTATGAGGGAGTAAATATACTGTTGGATGCGGGAGCTTTAATTAAAGATAAGACTTTATATTATAATTCTATTGAAAATTTACCTATAAGCGTTAAAGAGATTGATTTAGTGATCATAACTCATAGTCACTTAGACCACTCTGGCGGAATTGTTGAATTACTTAAAAAAGGTTTAAATTGTCCAATTATTATGTCAAAACCCATAGAACAAATTTTGAAAGAAATTTTTTTTAGAGGTTATAAAAAGCCGGATTTAGAAATAACAGAGGAAAATTTAGATGACAAAGAAAATATTGTGCACTTTGTAAATGAAGAAGAAAGTTTTTTTATCATCAAAGGTAAACGGATAAAAGTAAAACTTATTCCTGCAGGACACATGTTGGGTGCGATGGCTGTATATATTGATATCGAAGGTGTGAAAGTATTTTATACTGGAGACTTTACTTTAAAAGATGTAGAGACCAATAGAGGACTTAAACTTCCAAAAGATTTAAAAGTGGATATCCTCATAACAGAGGCAACTTATGGGTATAGCAATAACTTTGGGATTCAAAATAAGTATTTGCAGGACAGACTTTTGCTGCTTTCTATAAAACAATTGATAGATGAAGAAGAAAAAGTTCTTTTGCCAGTCTATGCAATAGGAAAGGGACAAGATTTGTTGATGCTTCTTAGGAAAAATTTTTTTTATATTCCCTTTAACGTGTATGTGGACGGAGATGTGGCGCACTTTAGTAAATTATATGAGGCTTTTGTCGGAAACCTATACAGTAACGGCGTATTAAATGTAGCAGACAATACTTTATATGCTACGAGAAAAGAATTTATAAAAAAGGAAGTAGCTTTAGGCAATTGTTTAGTGATTGCCAGTTCTAATGACTTAAAAGAAGGGAGTACATCTTTTTTATATGCTACTGAAATGCAAAATTTTGATAAAGGTTGTATTTTAAATCTTGATTTTAATAATAGAGAATTTACAGGACTAAAAAATTATCACATTGGAGTATTAAATCATGGTAATATGATAGATATTTTGGAAATTGTCATTAAGTTAGCTCCTTCTGCTGTTTTTGTTGTTCATAGGGGATATAGAGGAAAAGGACAAATGAATATTGAAAAAATTTTAAATGGCATTGAAGGTCTAAAAGTTTATGTACCCCAAGATGGAGAGACGGTAAGTTTGTAA
- a CDS encoding ATP-dependent metallopeptidase FtsH/Yme1/Tma family protein — protein MKKNVHILILSISIFVNIFFAYIFLSNTKTNSNFNFSIIFTIAVIAISYLLLKNRFSELMPVNYNNTVELKEDPNSRKTNITFKDVAGLDEVIDELKVIIDFMTNTEKYNKMGAKIPKGILFYGPPGTGKTLLATALAGETNSTFISASGSEFVEKYVGVGASRIRALFAKAKKSAPSIIFIDEIDAVGTKRNTDNNSEKDQTLNQLLVEMDGFNSNEGIIVIGATNRLDMLDEALLRPGRFDRTIHIGNPNMKARLEILKVHTRNKPLDESVSLSELARKTHGMTGAHLATMCNEAAILAVMRNKNKIGKEEFDEALERVIAGLKKKYPSVLEKERTIAAYHEAGHALIGKILNVNTVEKISIVPRGQTLGYVLNFPKDDSFLLTKTELKNKIIMLLGGRAAEEIIFNEISTGAENDLKEATKIAYQMVCNYGMSELGNRVFDIHMLKSTEIIDKEVNKIINNCYVSAKKILMENKHKITLIAERLLAKEIITKEELESLLEEENKLCV, from the coding sequence ATGAAAAAAAATGTCCACATTCTTATTTTGTCAATTTCCATTTTCGTAAATATATTCTTTGCATATATCTTTTTATCAAATACAAAAACAAATTCTAACTTCAATTTTTCCATCATTTTTACTATAGCTGTAATCGCTATAAGCTATTTGTTACTTAAAAACAGATTTTCTGAGCTTATGCCTGTAAATTACAATAACACAGTAGAACTAAAAGAAGACCCTAATAGTCGCAAAACCAACATTACCTTCAAAGATGTAGCAGGATTAGACGAAGTTATTGACGAATTAAAAGTAATAATTGACTTTATGACAAACACAGAAAAATACAATAAAATGGGAGCAAAAATCCCCAAAGGTATTCTGTTTTACGGTCCTCCTGGCACAGGGAAAACCTTGCTCGCTACAGCATTAGCAGGTGAAACAAATTCGACGTTTATAAGTGCGTCAGGTTCAGAATTTGTGGAAAAATACGTCGGAGTAGGTGCCAGTCGCATAAGAGCTCTATTCGCAAAAGCCAAAAAAAGTGCTCCCAGCATCATCTTTATAGATGAAATAGATGCTGTTGGCACAAAGAGAAATACAGACAATAATTCAGAAAAAGACCAAACGTTAAATCAGCTATTAGTGGAAATGGACGGATTTAACAGCAATGAAGGGATTATAGTGATAGGAGCCACAAATAGGCTTGACATGCTGGACGAAGCTTTATTAAGACCGGGACGATTTGACAGAACAATACACATTGGAAATCCTAACATGAAGGCAAGATTAGAAATACTAAAAGTACATACGCGAAATAAACCCCTCGACGAAAGCGTCTCTTTAAGCGAGCTTGCCAGAAAAACCCACGGCATGACAGGAGCCCATTTAGCCACCATGTGTAACGAAGCAGCAATACTTGCTGTTATGAGAAACAAAAACAAAATTGGAAAAGAAGAATTTGACGAAGCACTAGAAAGGGTAATTGCAGGCCTTAAAAAGAAATATCCATCCGTTTTAGAAAAAGAACGAACAATTGCCGCATATCACGAAGCAGGACATGCGCTTATAGGAAAAATTTTAAATGTAAATACCGTTGAAAAAATCTCAATTGTCCCAAGGGGACAAACATTAGGATATGTTTTAAACTTCCCAAAAGACGATTCTTTCTTACTCACAAAGACTGAATTAAAAAACAAAATCATCATGCTGTTAGGTGGAAGAGCTGCAGAAGAAATAATATTCAACGAAATATCAACAGGAGCAGAAAATGACTTAAAAGAAGCGACAAAAATTGCTTACCAAATGGTGTGCAATTACGGAATGAGTGAATTAGGAAACAGAGTTTTTGATATACACATGCTGAAATCCACAGAAATAATAGATAAAGAAGTTAACAAAATTATAAATAATTGTTATGTATCCGCAAAAAAAATACTCATGGAAAATAAACATAAAATTACTCTCATTGCTGAAAGGCTTTTAGCGAAGGAAATCATCACAAAAGAAGAATTAGAATCACTATTAGAAGAAGAAAACAAATTATGCGTATAG
- a CDS encoding Hsp70 family protein, translated as MKLYVGIDLGTTNTVAAVLEFLKDEELLPRVVDIGQFTEDYEYIYEKLLPSCLYIDKSGNKYLGKIAKAMKIREPDRVIYNSKNYIGIPEYFWEIDEQKFSPEDVAALILKEVKMNLERKMGKEITSAVITVPASFNHDQIQATKNAAKMAGFDDRETYFISEPTAALLDFINTERKLPQSKRRLDFSRLRKMLVFDLGGGTCDVSVLNVQINDKDFIMEEIAISSHTLVGGVNFDLMGSIYLLEKYAKEMSETFENLFEDENEKRRVYNRMVYEMEKARIFFSTKKEEEAIYESILEDFINGKPYRFKISKKEYEECIKPLITKDGNLRDNVIDPILDTLNKANLTVYDIDDVFLAGGMGTYQPIQQAIEKLFMKKSLISLHPIYSVARGAAIYHYLNEKLGKSNDNLKIDPVVASNIYIDIKNGLPFLIVSQGTRAPFEKVYDGILKVSNATGMRLDIFSGKSLWDPKMKRLKSVQLSFLNVIKPGTPISLKVNFDRNRILTLSAWVSGCMEQKLQVVIGEGSEGHGY; from the coding sequence ATGAAGCTATATGTGGGAATAGATTTAGGTACTACAAATACGGTTGCAGCGGTGTTAGAGTTTTTAAAAGATGAAGAACTGCTACCGCGAGTAGTGGATATTGGACAATTTACTGAGGATTATGAATACATTTATGAAAAATTATTACCTTCTTGTTTGTATATAGATAAGTCCGGTAATAAATATCTTGGTAAAATTGCAAAAGCTATGAAAATTAGAGAACCAGACAGAGTTATTTATAACAGCAAAAACTATATTGGAATTCCTGAATATTTTTGGGAAATCGATGAACAAAAGTTTTCGCCAGAAGATGTTGCGGCTTTAATACTAAAAGAAGTTAAAATGAATTTAGAAAGGAAGATGGGAAAAGAAATTACAAGCGCGGTGATAACAGTTCCTGCTTCTTTTAATCACGATCAAATTCAGGCAACAAAAAATGCTGCAAAGATGGCGGGGTTTGACGACAGAGAGACCTATTTTATCTCTGAACCGACAGCAGCCTTGCTGGATTTTATCAATACTGAAAGAAAGTTACCTCAAAGCAAGAGAAGGCTTGATTTTTCACGCCTCAGAAAAATGCTGGTATTTGACTTGGGAGGTGGTACTTGTGATGTATCCGTCTTGAATGTACAAATAAATGACAAAGACTTTATTATGGAGGAAATTGCTATATCGTCTCACACCCTTGTAGGAGGAGTAAATTTCGATTTAATGGGAAGTATATATCTTTTAGAAAAATATGCGAAAGAAATGAGTGAAACGTTTGAAAATTTATTTGAGGATGAAAATGAAAAAAGACGGGTCTATAATAGGATGGTTTATGAGATGGAAAAAGCGCGAATATTTTTTTCAACAAAAAAAGAGGAAGAAGCGATATATGAAAGTATATTGGAGGATTTTATAAATGGTAAACCTTATCGATTTAAAATATCAAAAAAAGAGTATGAAGAATGTATAAAACCTTTAATTACTAAGGATGGTAATTTGCGGGATAATGTAATAGATCCTATACTAGATACTCTAAATAAAGCCAATTTAACTGTTTATGATATTGATGATGTATTTTTAGCAGGCGGAATGGGGACTTATCAACCTATACAGCAAGCAATAGAGAAGCTGTTTATGAAAAAATCCTTGATAAGCTTACATCCCATATATTCTGTGGCTCGGGGAGCTGCTATTTACCATTATTTAAATGAGAAGCTGGGCAAAAGCAATGATAACCTTAAAATAGACCCTGTTGTTGCTTCTAACATTTATATCGACATTAAAAATGGTCTGCCTTTTTTAATTGTTTCTCAAGGGACAAGAGCGCCTTTTGAAAAAGTTTACGATGGAATCTTAAAAGTAAGCAATGCTACGGGTATGAGATTGGATATTTTTTCTGGAAAGAGTTTGTGGGACCCCAAAATGAAGCGTTTAAAAAGCGTTCAATTGTCTTTTCTAAACGTAATAAAACCCGGTACTCCCATTTCTTTAAAAGTAAATTTTGATAGAAACAGAATTTTGACGTTGAGTGCATGGGTATCAGGTTGTATGGAGCAAAAACTTCAAGTGGTCATTGGCGAAGGGAGTGAGGGGCATGGGTATTGA
- a CDS encoding HEAT repeat domain-containing protein — protein sequence MGIDWKALLLENKDSFMNISKEVIDDGMEYLGAKRVKRKEKPFKKDLFNYYINEINAKIIGGKIQRINFTDESLLGSLEKDIIELGKNILSEGQNPIEMIVYSTKGLDLKQDEIFKCMVRILKNISNNSLEARKALITILEEWHWEDQIRLVVHTLREIKEVNAYDQLVLLLEDDNLKEIAAEALIDLGELRAITPILEMVNSLNGFNSKERGIAFRILMKLIQLGDNAVKQVIERYLDNENKSLNIVYSNVIARLKEEAVENMASLLYDERYSQKAAITLGKMRTSVATDYLLKAYYDPQIKNKANVIIGLGYSKDERCINLLLEILKDENQPNEVKACAITSLANIQAFETKSVIKQFIQNSSLCINAYSALVQLGEIKYLSNLFYYIVKPGLSNEDVVNAIKEIKRLRGLKINDINSQIIDGIKYIIKNDDGYACVNTLKIIDTNLDEEMAKELVWKLRNTTKEEIQYLIYKMLGKHAKALKNVIDEKIFRDAAESDSARIRYLAQKIIEENYKDVDKLIRM from the coding sequence ATGGGTATTGATTGGAAAGCTCTTCTTTTGGAGAACAAGGATTCTTTTATGAATATATCTAAAGAGGTGATTGACGATGGAATGGAGTATCTTGGAGCAAAAAGGGTGAAGAGAAAAGAAAAGCCTTTTAAAAAAGATTTGTTTAACTATTATATTAACGAGATTAATGCAAAAATTATTGGAGGAAAAATTCAAAGGATAAATTTTACTGATGAATCTTTATTAGGTTCTTTAGAAAAAGACATTATTGAGTTAGGTAAAAATATTTTATCTGAAGGGCAGAATCCTATAGAAATGATTGTATACAGTACAAAAGGATTAGACCTTAAACAGGATGAAATATTTAAATGCATGGTGAGGATATTAAAAAATATTTCAAATAATAGTTTAGAAGCCCGCAAAGCACTTATAACTATCTTAGAAGAATGGCACTGGGAAGACCAAATAAGGTTAGTTGTGCACACGCTTAGGGAAATTAAAGAGGTTAACGCTTATGACCAGCTTGTTTTACTTCTTGAAGATGACAATTTGAAGGAAATAGCTGCAGAGGCACTTATTGATTTGGGAGAACTAAGGGCAATAACTCCGATATTAGAAATGGTAAATTCCCTTAACGGATTTAACAGTAAAGAAAGAGGCATTGCTTTTAGGATATTGATGAAACTTATCCAATTAGGAGATAATGCTGTAAAACAGGTTATAGAGAGATATTTGGATAACGAAAATAAAAGCTTGAATATTGTTTATTCAAATGTGATAGCGCGCTTAAAAGAAGAGGCTGTTGAAAATATGGCGAGTTTATTGTATGATGAAAGGTACAGCCAAAAAGCTGCAATAACTTTGGGAAAGATGAGAACAAGTGTTGCGACAGATTACTTACTCAAAGCCTATTATGACCCTCAGATAAAAAACAAAGCTAATGTAATTATTGGGCTTGGATATAGCAAAGATGAGAGGTGTATAAATCTTTTATTAGAGATTTTAAAGGATGAAAATCAACCAAATGAAGTAAAAGCCTGCGCAATCACTTCTTTGGCAAATATACAAGCTTTTGAGACAAAGTCAGTTATAAAGCAATTTATACAAAATAGTTCTTTGTGTATAAATGCTTATTCAGCTCTGGTGCAGCTGGGAGAGATAAAATATCTAAGCAATTTATTTTACTATATTGTAAAACCTGGGCTAAGCAATGAAGATGTGGTAAATGCCATAAAAGAAATAAAAAGGTTGAGGGGGCTTAAAATAAATGACATAAACAGTCAGATAATAGATGGTATCAAGTATATTATTAAAAATGACGATGGTTATGCTTGTGTTAATACATTGAAAATAATAGATACAAATCTTGATGAAGAAATGGCGAAAGAACTGGTGTGGAAATTGAGAAACACCACAAAAGAGGAGATACAGTATTTGATTTACAAGATGTTGGGGAAACATGCTAAGGCATTGAAAAATGTAATAGATGAAAAGATATTTAGAGATGCTGCTGAAAGCGACAGTGCAAGGATTAGATATTTAGCTCAAAAGATTATTGAAGAAAATTATAAAGATGTGGATAAACTTATTCGCATGTAA
- a CDS encoding lysylphosphatidylglycerol synthase transmembrane domain-containing protein — protein sequence MGSVLEKKNLYMMVLAFTLSAGSILLLMKLSGFEGVKDALKIHPVYIVVILVIVILSLIVDTLRIKSLLDALGENLPFNYLFKFNLATFFISYITPFGSGVLPLTIYLLNKKNVSPNKSLMVFTAKLLFSGIFFGTVPPILLIFFRNQLELGPVLSYFAILVSIVLIVLLLILVYIILRPRFVIGIVDKIADISFFKKPKFEKYFVRTKEEIVFYHKNFNDLFMVPSSYKLFFSQLFYAIAFWTLFYSIAPILLVAINIHFNLLSVIARQLIFYDILAYSFIPSGSGVVEIGFATIFSNILPRSLLGVFVGIWRFFTYYVYLMISAVGFFLVVKKNENVN from the coding sequence TTGGGCAGTGTGCTGGAAAAGAAAAATTTATATATGATGGTGTTAGCTTTTACATTAAGCGCTGGTTCAATTTTATTGTTAATGAAACTTTCAGGGTTTGAAGGGGTAAAAGATGCTCTTAAGATTCATCCAGTGTATATTGTCGTAATTCTTGTTATAGTTATTTTAAGCTTAATCGTGGATACCCTGAGAATAAAGAGTTTGCTTGATGCTTTGGGGGAAAATCTTCCATTTAATTATCTTTTTAAATTTAATCTGGCGACATTTTTTATAAGTTATATAACTCCTTTTGGGTCAGGAGTTTTACCACTTACCATATATTTGCTTAACAAAAAGAATGTATCTCCTAATAAAAGTCTTATGGTTTTTACTGCGAAACTTTTATTTTCTGGAATTTTTTTTGGCACTGTACCGCCTATACTCCTCATTTTCTTTAGAAATCAGTTAGAATTGGGACCTGTTCTTTCCTATTTTGCTATATTAGTGAGTATAGTATTGATAGTTTTGTTACTGATATTGGTGTACATAATACTAAGGCCACGTTTTGTTATTGGAATTGTGGATAAAATAGCTGATATATCTTTTTTTAAAAAACCAAAGTTTGAAAAATACTTTGTGAGAACAAAAGAAGAAATAGTGTTTTATCATAAAAATTTTAATGACCTTTTCATGGTACCTTCCAGTTATAAACTATTTTTTTCACAGTTATTTTACGCAATAGCTTTTTGGACGCTTTTTTACAGTATTGCACCTATTTTGCTTGTAGCTATAAATATTCATTTCAATTTATTATCGGTAATTGCAAGACAGCTGATATTTTACGATATTTTAGCTTATAGCTTTATTCCCAGTGGTTCTGGAGTGGTGGAAATTGGATTTGCGACAATTTTTTCAAATATACTGCCTCGAAGTTTGTTAGGGGTCTTTGTAGGAATATGGAGATTTTTTACTTATTATGTATATTTGATGATTTCAGCAGTAGGATTTTTTCTTGTTGTGAAGAAAAATGAAAATGTTAATTAA